Genomic window (Streptosporangium brasiliense):
GGCGGCGGCTCGTTCCTCATCACCGGAGGCATGCCCGAGCCCGAAGTGGAGTATGTGAGCCTCTCGCTGGGCAAGGCCGGGGTCCGCACCCTGGTGACGCTGCTCGACCAGGCCTACGGGGCCTCCGGCGTGCACGTGGCCAGCGTCACCGTGGCCGGTCCCGTCGCCCCCGGCACCGACTTCGACCCCGACGACATCGCCGAACACTACTGGCGGCTGCACACCCAGCCGCGACACCAATGGGAGCACCAGGCCCTCCACAGCGGGCTGGAGGGCCGGCGTTGACCGGCGTCACCGGCACCGTGTCGTCGCGGAGCGCGTCGAGGACGCGTGGCTCATCCGCCAGTATCACGCGGCCGATCACCGATCGATCCGTCAAGGCGACGGTGCGGCCGGGCATGGTCGCCGGCCTGGCCGATCCCCGGGCCCGGCGGGTCAGCCGGTGCCGGACAGGCGCGGGGACAGCCGGCGCGCGCCGCCGCGGACCCGTGCGACCACCACCGCCGTACCCGCGGTCGCGGCCGTCACCAGCCAGATCATGAACGTCGGGTAGAGGTAGACCACCTGGATCCACATGATGTCGGCGCCCCGGGCGAGCACCCGGAAGACCGGGGTGATCGCCGCGCACAGCGCGAGCGGCGCCAGGCAGGGCAGCAGCCGCCACCGCTGCCACCCCGTACGGCGGGCGGCCCACCGCCGGGAGCGGGCCACCCCGCGCGCCGCCAGCCCGATGGTCACCAGGGTCAGCAGCACGAAGATGACGTCGGTGAGGAGGACGGGCGGCGCGGAGGGGATCTCCGGCGCGTCTCCCTCGATCATGGCGACCAGGCCGTCCATCAGGGCGCCGGCGTCGGCGAAGGCCATACCGGTGTTCGCCATAACCGCGACGCCGTACCCGGACCCTGGCATCAGCAGCTGATGGGCCGTGGAGGTGAAGAGGTCGCCGCCGTGCTCGACGACGGGCGTGCCACGCCTGGTCTCGCCGAGCGACCAGCCCAGGGCGTAGTGCCCGTTCTGCTCGGAGGGGGTGCGCATCTCCGTGACGCTCCGGGGGGACAGGACGCCGTTGTTCTGCGCGATCAGCCACCGGGCCATGTCGGCGGCGGTGCTGAGGACCCCGCCGGAGCCGTTGCCGAACCCGGTCGGCTCCGGCAGGGCGACCGCCTGTCCGAGGATGTACAGATGGCCGCGCGCGCTGTCCGGCAGGTCCCGGTCGGTGTCGATCGTCATGCTGTCGCGCATGCCGAGCGGCGTGAACACGTGCGCGTCGAGGTAGGCCGCGAACGGCTCTCCGCTCACCACCTCGACGAGCCGCGCGGCGACCTGGTAGTTGGTGTTGTGGTAGCTGAAGGCGGTCCCCGGGGCCGCGGCGAGCTCCGCCGTCCTGAGCCGTGCCACGGCGCCCTCCAACGTGCCGGGCTGGGGCAGGCTCTTCTCCCGGAAGGCCGAGTCGGCCATGCCCGACGTCTGGTTGAGCAGCTGCCGTACGGTGATCTCCGCTGCCCGGGGATCGGCCATCGTGAACTCGGGCAGGTAGGCGCGCACCGGTCTGTCGAGTCCGACCTGGCCCCGCTCCACCAGTTGCATGACGGCGAGGGAGGTGAAGGACTTGCTGACCGACGCGACGGCCATGGGGACGTCCGCCGTCACGGGATCACCGGAAGCGGTCTCGCCGTACCCGGCGGCATGGACGACTTCCGCCCCCTTGGTGATCGCCACCGCGACCCCGGGCAGCCCCGTCGCCTCGCGGTAGCGCTCGACGAACGCGTCCACTGCCGCAGGGGTGATGTCGTCTGCCTGGACGTGGCCAGGCAGGGGGAGCAGGGCGAGGAAGATCGCGGCAAGAGTGTTCCTGAGCACCCGTCGACGCTAGTGGTCGCGCCCGTTAATTCGTCGGGGATGGCGGGTTGAGCCAGGCCGTAGTGTCGCCGAGGTAGAGGCCACAGGCGCAGTCGAGGGCTTCCTGCGGGGTGCCGGCCGGGTAGCCGGTGGACAGGACGGACTTCTCGTAGTCGTCGTGGCTGGCGCGGTAAATGGCGAACCCCCAGCTGGTGGCGGATCCAGCGTAGCGGAGCCGGCAGAGCGGCAGGGTGGTGCCATCGGGGAGCCGGCCGGCGACATAGGCGAACTCGCCGTGATAGCGGACGGTGATGCCGGCGAGCTGAGGCCAGCGCTCGCGTGCCCTGGCGGCCAGGCGCTGGCGTAGCGAGGTCATGGTCGACTCAGGTGGCCTTGCCATACGGCCATCGTGCCCTACCCGCCTGGCTGCACCATGGAGGGCATGCCCTCCAGTCCCTATGTCATATGCCTTGGCGACGCTGAGCGCGCTGAGCTGGAGTCCCTGTCCCGGCGCGGCTCAGCGCCGTTTCGCCTGGTGCTGCGATCACAGATTGTGCTGCTCGCCGCGGCGGGCACAGCGAACCGGATGATCGCGGAGCGACTGGGCATCTGCCAGGACACGGCCCGCAAATGGCGGCGTCGGTACTGTGAACAGGGCATCGAGGGGCTGGCCGACGCGCCGCGCCCCGGCAGGCCGCGCGTGTTCTCCGCCCGCATCGTGGCCGGGGTCAAGGCCCTCGCGTGCGAGATGCCCACCTCGAGCGGAACTCCCCTGGCCCGATGGACCTGCCCCGAGCTGGCCCGCCATACGGCAGCCAGCGGCATCGCTCCCGCGCCCTCGGCGTCCACCGTGCGCCGCTGGCTCGCCGACGACGCCCTGAAGCCCTGGCAGCACCGGTCGTGGATCTTTCCTCGTGACCCGCACTTCGCCCTCAAGGCATCCCGCGTCCTGGACCTCTACCAGCGGGAATGGGAAGGGGAGCCGCTCGGTGAGGACGAGTACGTGCTCAGCGCCGACGAGAAGCCCGGCGTCCAGGCCCGCATGCGCATCCACCTCCCGCTCCCACCGGGGCCGGGGCGGGCGATGCGGATCGAGAGCGAGTACCACCGCTTCGGCACCCTCGCCTACCTGGCCGCCTACGACGTCCATCATGCCCGGGTCATGGGTCGGTGCGAGCCAACCACTGGCATCAGGCCGTTCACCGCGCTCGTGGACCAGGTGATGCAGAGCGAGCCATACGCTTCGGCCAGGCGGGTCTTTTGGGTCGTGGACAACGGCTCCTCGCACCGGAACTGGGCGGCGGCAGCCCGGCTCAGCGACGCCTACCCGAACGCCCAGATGGTCCATCTGCCCGTCCACGCCTCCTGGCTCAACCAGATCGAGGTCTACTTCTCCGTCATCCAGCGCAAGCTCCTCAGCCCCGACGACTTTGAGGACCTCGATGAGCTCGCCGCCCAAATCCTCGCCTTCGAGAACCACTACAACGCCGCAGCCAGGCCCTTCGACTGGAAGTTCACCCGCACCGACCTCAACCGCCTCCTGGCACGCATCAGACAGCACGACCGGCATGCACCGCACCCGCTGGCCGGATGATCCCCGACGAATTAACGGGCGCGACCACTAGTTACCGCCCAATTTCCAGGCTATTGCGAAATTCCTCTGCATTTCTTGCGGAAAACCGCCATCTCGGTCCG
Coding sequences:
- a CDS encoding serine hydrolase domain-containing protein; translation: MLRNTLAAIFLALLPLPGHVQADDITPAAVDAFVERYREATGLPGVAVAITKGAEVVHAAGYGETASGDPVTADVPMAVASVSKSFTSLAVMQLVERGQVGLDRPVRAYLPEFTMADPRAAEITVRQLLNQTSGMADSAFREKSLPQPGTLEGAVARLRTAELAAAPGTAFSYHNTNYQVAARLVEVVSGEPFAAYLDAHVFTPLGMRDSMTIDTDRDLPDSARGHLYILGQAVALPEPTGFGNGSGGVLSTAADMARWLIAQNNGVLSPRSVTEMRTPSEQNGHYALGWSLGETRRGTPVVEHGGDLFTSTAHQLLMPGSGYGVAVMANTGMAFADAGALMDGLVAMIEGDAPEIPSAPPVLLTDVIFVLLTLVTIGLAARGVARSRRWAARRTGWQRWRLLPCLAPLALCAAITPVFRVLARGADIMWIQVVYLYPTFMIWLVTAATAGTAVVVARVRGGARRLSPRLSGTG
- a CDS encoding IS630 family transposase; amino-acid sequence: MPSSPYVICLGDAERAELESLSRRGSAPFRLVLRSQIVLLAAAGTANRMIAERLGICQDTARKWRRRYCEQGIEGLADAPRPGRPRVFSARIVAGVKALACEMPTSSGTPLARWTCPELARHTAASGIAPAPSASTVRRWLADDALKPWQHRSWIFPRDPHFALKASRVLDLYQREWEGEPLGEDEYVLSADEKPGVQARMRIHLPLPPGPGRAMRIESEYHRFGTLAYLAAYDVHHARVMGRCEPTTGIRPFTALVDQVMQSEPYASARRVFWVVDNGSSHRNWAAAARLSDAYPNAQMVHLPVHASWLNQIEVYFSVIQRKLLSPDDFEDLDELAAQILAFENHYNAAARPFDWKFTRTDLNRLLARIRQHDRHAPHPLAG